Proteins from a single region of Ziziphus jujuba cultivar Dongzao chromosome 1, ASM3175591v1:
- the LOC107434819 gene encoding phospholipase D alpha 1, producing the protein MAQVQLHGVIDATIFEIDKLPGGWWMSFLKYLDKLKEIFGYKASARLYATIHLDNAKVGATRRLEFDKDSPPQWQQSFHIYSAHLASQVIISFKVTGFQTTQVIGRAYMQAEELLSGKPVDKWLEILDEKHHKPLSGAPKIHVKLRFSGATADPNWSQGIKTPDFPGVPYTFFTQRNGCRATLYQDAHVLDEFVPKIPFSPGYEPHRCWEDVFDALSNAKHLIYIAGWTVYTEITLIRDPRRPKPGGGVTLGELLKKKANEGVRVLILIWEDKTSVEHIYPGKMATHCIETNKYFRDTKVHCVLCPRNPDNAEKTVGGFLFSTLFSHHQKIVVVDSEIPNGESSSKKRRIVSFIGGIDLSDGRYDNQSHSLFRTLNTVHRKDFYQNGFSDASILKGGPREPWHDIHCRLEGAIAWDVLTNFEQRWRKQGGGEDLLVHLSEHGDIFIPPSPVLSPEDSETWNIQLFRSIDEGAVDYDWPNEFHHNVFFNLGLVNGKDHAIERSIQDAYINAIRRAKNFIYIENQYFLGSSFGWNTQGHNLGKVGAWNLIPKELSLKIVSKIEAGERFTVYVVIPMFPEGIPEALPVQPILFWQMMTMDMMYRDIARALKAKGLKAEPKDYLTFLCVGNREIKKSGEYEPPEKPKDGTDYSRAQKSRRYMIYVHSKMMIVDDEYIIVGSANINQRSMDGARDTEIAMGAYQPHHLATTQPARGQIHGQRLALWYEHLGIFDDTFLKPESIQCVRKVNEIAKKNWSLYIQEKLDDDLPSHLLSYPIEVLNDGQVTKLPGSEFFPDTRAPVLGDKTDRLPSVITT; encoded by the exons ATGGCGCAAGTACAGCTGCATGGAGTAATTGACGCAACCATCTTCGAGATAGATAAGCTTCCGGGAGGTTGGTGGATGTCCTTCCTCAag TACCTAGATAAATTAAAGGAAATATTTGGGTATAAAGCTTCTGCAAGACTGTATGCAACAATCCATTTAGACAATGCTAAAGTTGGAGCAACTAGACGTTTGGAATTTGACAAAGATTCTCCTCCCCAATGGCAGCAATCCTTCCACATTTACTCTGCCCATTTAGCCTCTCAAGTTATAATCTCTTTCAAAGTTACCGGTTTTCAAACTACACAAGTGATTGGAAGAGCTTAtatgcaagctgaagaattACTTAGTGGAAAACCAGTAGACAAATGGCTTGAAATCTTGGATGAAAAACACCATAAACCTCTATCTGGAGCTCCTAAAATCCATGTCAAATTGCGTTTCTCTGGTGCCACAGCAGACCCAAACTGGTCTCAAGGAATTAAAACTCCTGATTTTCCAGGAGTTCCTTACACATTCTTTACGCAGAGGAATGGCTGCAGAGCAACCCTATACCAAGACGCTCATGTCTTAGACGAATTCGTACCCAAGATCCCTTTTTCTCCTGGTTACGAGCCTCATAGATGCTGGGAAGATGTATTTGATGCTCTTTCCAATGCCAAGCATTTGATTTACATAGCAGGTTGGACAGTGTACACTGAGATTACCTTGATAAGAGACCCAAGGAGGCCAAAGCCAGGAGGCGGAGTCACTCTCGGAGAGCTTCTTAAGAAGAAGGCGAATGAAGGGGTCAGGGTCCTAATCCTTATTTGGGAGGATAAAACTTCTGTGGAGCACATATATCCGGGAAAAATGGCTACTCATTGTATAGAGACGAACAAATACTTCCGGGATACAAAAGTCCACTGTGTGTTATGCCCCAGAAATCCTGATAATGCCGAAAAGACAGTTGGAGGATTTTTGTTTTCGACCTTGTTCAGTCACCACCAAAAGATTGTAGTGGTGGACAGTGAGATTCCTaatggagaatcatcatccaaGAAAAGGAGGATAGTGAGCTTCATTGGCGGGATTGATCTTTCTGATGGGAGATATGACAATCAGTCCCACTCCCTTTTCAGGACCTTGAATACTGTCCACCGCAAAGATTTCTATCAGAACGGTTTCTCTGATGCAtcaattcttaaaggtggaccAAGAGAGCCTTGGCATGATATCCATTGCCGATTGGAAGGAGCTATTGCTTGGGATGTCCTGACCAATTTTGAACAGAGATGGAGGAAGCAAGGTGGTGGGGAGGACTTGCTTGTTCATTTGAGCGAACATGGTGACATTTTTATACCTCCATCTCCAGTTCTGTCACCTGAAGATAGTGAGACGTGGAATATTCAATTGTTTCGATCCATAGACGAAGGAGCTGTTGATTATGACTGGCCTAATGAATTTCATCATAATGTTTTTTTCAATCTTGGTCTTGTAAATGGGAAAGATCATGCAATTGAAAGAAGCATTCAAGATGCTTATATCAATGCCATTCGACGAGCAAAAAACTTTATCTACATCGAAAATCAATACTTTCTTGGGAGTTCTTTCGGTTGGAACACACAAGGCCATAACCTTGGAAAGGTTGGTGCTTGGAATCTTATTCCAAAGGAACTATCTCTGAAGATTGTTAGTAAGATTGAAGCAGGAGAGAGATTCACAGTCTATGTTGTGATTCCTATGTTCCCAGAGGGTATACCAGAAGCTCTTCCCGTTCAACCAATATTGTTTTGGCAAATGATGACAATGGATATGATGTATAGGGACATAGCTCGTGCTCTCAAAGCCAAAGGTCTTAAGGCAGAACCCAAGGACTATTTGACATTCTTATGCGTCGGCAATCGGGAGATAAAGAAGAGCGGTGAATATGAACCTCCAGAGAAACCAAAAGATGGTACAGATTACAGCAGAGCTCAAAAGTCCAGACGATACATGATTTATGTCCATTCAAAGATGATGATAG TTGATGATGAATACATAATCGTTGGATCAGCCAACATCAACCAAAGATCAATGGATGGAGCCCGTGATACAGAAATTGCCATGGGAGCCTACCAACCACACCACCTAGCCACCACTCAACCAGCTAGGGGCCAGATTCATGGCCAGCGGTTGGCTCTGTGGTATGAGCACTTGGGCATATTTGATGACACCTTCCTCAAACCGGAGAGCATACAATGTGTTCGAAAGGTGAACGAGATTGCCAAAAAGAATTGGAGCCTTTACATCCAAGAGAAGTTAGACGATGACTTGCCTAGCCACTTGCTCAGCTACCCCATTGAAGTTCTCAATGATGGACAAGTTACAAAATTGCCTGGAAGTGAATTTTTCCCAGATACTAGAGCTCCAGTTCTTGGGGATAAAACCGATCGACTTCCTTCAGTCATCAcaacttaa